A region of the Candidatus Acidiferrales bacterium genome:
GTCGGCTCGCACAGGTTCGTGGACTCCGCTGCTCGATGGTGAGGAAATTTTGGGCGCTGCGCTGCGAACGCGCAAAAATGTCCGCCCGATTTACGTCACGCAAGGCCACCGGATTTCGCTCTCTCGCGCCATCGAATTCGTCACCGCCGTGCTCGATGGTTATCGCATTCCACGCCCCACGCGCGACGCTGATCGCTTCGTCGCCGCCGTCAAGCGTGGCGAATACGCCAGCGCCCGGGCGAAAAGGCAGCGGAAGTAGCGGCCTTTTTGTTGCTCCACGCCTGCCTTTGGAAATCGTTCACTCCAGGCAACAAACCGAACATCCGTGTGCGCCGCAGGCTCCGTAAAGCTATAATCCTCAGCAGAGCCCCCACAGATTTCCTCCAAGGCATTTTTGTGCCGGAATTTGATTCTGCTGTTGTCGAGCCATTTTCGGATTTACAGCTTCGGGAGATGGAAGTCGCGCAAAAGGACCTGAAGCGCCTCGAGCGCCGCGACTGGTGGATGTGGTGGGCCGCCGTCATGGTCATGCTGCTGTTGACGTTCCTCGTGGTCATGGTGGCTCTACCCAGCATTCTTCGCGAGACCAGCCAGACCTTCCAGCTCAATCTCAATGTCGCCGTTCATGCCCTCGTGGGATTGGTTCTGCTCTTCAACCTTTATACGATTTATCAGCAATGGCTCATCAAGCGTCTTCGCCGCCAGACGGCGCACCATTTGGAGATGCTTTCCAGCCTGAAAATTCGCGCCGAGGAATTTCACCGCCTGGCGACGCACGATCCGCTTACCGGCCTCTCGAATCGCCGCCTGGGCCTCGAACGCCTGGAAGCCGAAGTCGCGCGCTCTCAACGTTACGGCCATCCCTTGAGCGTTCTCATGCTCGATTTGAATTCCTTCAAAGCGATCAACGACAAATATGGCCACGCCGCCGGCGACAATGTCCTGCGCACTTTCTCCGATCGCTTGAGCAAGCTGATCCGCGCCTCGGATCTCGCCGTGCGCATGGGCGGCGACGAATTTCTAGTGATCTTGCCGGAATGTGAGCTTCAGTCCGTATCCAGCCTCGTCAGGCGGCTGGGCACACTGAAAATGGATTTGCAGGGAAGTGAAATGGAAGTGGCCAGCGCTGCCGGTTGGGCCGCTTACGAAAAAGACGAAACCGCGCAGTGTCTGATGGAGCGTGCCGACAAGGCGCTTTACGAAAACAAGCGCGGCGGGCTGCTCGCCAAAACGCACTAAATACCTGACTCACGCAGACGGTGCGGTCCGTTTCGGAAATCTTCCCATCCGGAACGTTAGCTGCGGTGATCCATCGGAATATAACTGCGCGAGTCGTACCCCAGATAAATCTGCCGCGGCCGCGCGATTTTCTGCTCTGGATCGAGAAGCATTTCCTGCCACTGTGCGATCCAGCCCGAAGTCCGCGGAATGGCAAAAAGCACCGGGAACATCGTCATCGGAAATCCCATCGACTGGTAGATCAGCCCGGTATAAAAATCCACGTTCGGATAAAGCTTGCGCTTCACGAAATAGTCGTCTTCGAGCGCAATCCTTTCGCATTCCAGCGCGATATCGATCAACGGGTTTCGCCCCATCACGTCGAAGACTTCATACGCTATGCGCTTCACGATCTTCGCGCGCGGGTCGTAGTTCTTGTAGACGCGATGCCCGAAGCCCATCAGTTTTTTCTCGCCCGCTTTCACATGCTTGACGTACTCCGCCACGCGGTTCACAGACCCGATTTCCAGCAGCATGCGCAGCACCGCTTCGTTCGCGCCGCCGTGCAACGGGCCATAGAGCGCTGCCGTTGCCGCAGCAATCGCCGAATACGGATCCACTTGCGAACTGCCCACCCCGCGCATCGCGCTCGTCGAGCAATTCTGTTCGTGGTCCGCGTGCAGAATGAAAAGTACATCCAGTGCACGCTCCAGCGTCGGATTCGGCCGGTACTTCAATTCCGTGGTACGGAAGAGCATGTTCAGAAAATTTCCCGGATAGCTCAGTTCGTTATCCGGATAGACGTAAGGCATTCCCAGGCTGTGCCGGTACGCGAACGCTGCCATCGTCGGCATTTTGCCGATCAGCCGCCAGGTCTGCTTCTGCCGCGAGCTCTCGTCGAGAATGTCCTTCGCGTCCGGATAAAACGTCGAAAGCGCCGCCACCGCGGAAATAACCATCCCCATCGGGTGCGCGTCGTAATGGAAGCCGTCGAGGAATTTCTTGATGCTTTCATGAATGAACGTGTGGTGCGTGATGTGATAGGTCCAATCGTCCAGTTGCGCGCGTGTCGGCAGCTCGCCGTAAAGAATCAAATAGGCGGTCTCAAGATACGTGCTTTTTTCCGCCAGCTCTTCGATGGGATATCCGCGGTAGCGCAAAATCCCCTTGTCGCCGTCAATGAAGGTCACGCGGCTGATGCACGAGGCCGTGTTCGTGTACGCCGGGTCGTAACTCATCATTCCGAAATCGTCGCCGTGTACCTTAATCTGCCGCAAGTCGAGCGCGCGAATCGTGTCGTGCTGGATGGGAATTTCATATTGCTTGCCGGTGCGATTGTCGGTGATGCTCAGCGTCTCGCGCCGCGCCGCGTTCGCTTCGTCGTTCGCCGTCGCGGAAGCTGGTTTTGTTGGACTCACGTTTGGGGCCCTCCTCGACTCGCCGCTTCACACATCCTTGCGGTATCTATGAAGAAGCCTCAGTGTACACCAACTCCGCTTCACCGGAGCGTCTTCAATGATTCCTTATTGCGAAAAATGGCACGCCGCGTACGTTTTCCATTCGGTGCCGTATGGTGGGTGCGTCGTCGCCAGCGCGCTCGTAGACGCTCCGCGTTTCACCACTTTTTCTCTTCCTCCAGTGCACGCGCCGTCTCTTCGTGCCGGTAGGCAAATAGTTTTTCCAGTTTCCGCCGCACAAATCTCCCGCCGAATGCCGCGCCGAGCGCTCCGAAGGGCAATTCGTAGACGATGGAATCCTCGAGCCAGCAAGCGTCTGGTCCGTCGGCAATGAACCGGTGCGTATGTTCCCAGCGGCGGAACGGGCCCGCAGTCTGCACGTCCTGAAACTCCCGCCCTTCCTGATAACCGCGATGCTCGAATTCCCAGCGCACTGAAAAGGGTCCCACGCGCACCCGCAGAGCGCCTCGCGAACCGTCGCGAATGTCGGGCGCCGGCTCGATCACTTCCGCGTGTTCCCATGGCGGCGTCAGCCGTTCGAGCGCGCCGGGCTTGCCGTGCCATTCGAATACTTTTTCGGCTGGCGCGGCAATGCGCGATCTTCGCAGGAAGGTTTCCGCCACAAAATTTCCTCGCGGGCCAGCGCGCGTCCTCTAAAGCGTCCGCGGAGACGCTTCTGGCTGTTGCTCGGCGGCCTCGCTCGCCCTCTCGACACGGTTGCGCCCCTTACTCTTGGCGCAATAAAGCGCGCGATCCGCCGCGCGCAGCAATTCTGCCATTTCGCCGCTCCCTGTGCCACCGCTTGTGGCCACTCCCAAACTCGCTGTGATGCGGATTCTTCCTTCCCGTGTCTCCACCGGTGTCGCCTCGATTGCTTTGCGGATTCTTTCCGCCTGCCGCAACGCCAGTTCCTCGTTTGACGTGGGGAAAATAATCAGAAATTCCTCGCCGCCGAAACGCCCCACGCAATCGTAAGCTCGCGTGGATTCTGACATCCGTTTCGCCGCTTCTTGCAACACCATATCTCCCGCCATGTGGCCATACGTGTCGTTGATTTGCTTGAAGTGATCCAGGTCCGCAATCACCACGCCTACGGGTTTGTTCTCTCGAGCCGCACGTGCCAGTTCCCGCGTCAGAAAATCCATCGCCGCGCGCCGCGTGGCTACTCCCGTCAGCGTGTCGTGCGTGGCCTGATGGTGCTGCAGATCCCGCGCGGCGATAAGTTCGTCCTGCATCTTCAGGATGCGTTCGCCAACTTGCAGCCGCGCGAGCAGTTCATCGGCATCGAATGGTTTTCCCAGATAGTCGTCCGCGCCCGCCTTCATCCCCTCCAGCAAATTCTGTTTTTCGCTGCGCGATGTCAGCAAAATCAGATACGTGTACGGCTTCTCCGATTGGCTCCGCACGCGCCGGCAAATATCCACGCCTTCCATCTCCGGCATCACCCAATCCAGTATCGCCAGACGCGGCGAATCGGTGCTCCGAAGTAACTCCCACGCTTCCGTGCCGTTCGTCGCCGCCAGGGTTTCGTATCCCCACGCCCTAAGACACTTTTCCAGCAGCCGTCGCGAAATGGTCTCGTCTTCGGCAACAAGAACTTTCACTCCGCTCCTCCCGCTCACGTTCATAAAGCTCGGATAGGCATTGCAGGAGAATGGCCAAACTCGCACCGGTGCTCGGAAAATGAAATTTCAACTCCACAATTGCTAATTGCCCAGTCAAACTCGGAATTTATCGGCCCTCATTCCCGCATCCGTTCTTGCCTCTGTTCCAGTTTGAAACGAGACTGCGACTATGTCCTTCCCGCCCTGTGATAAACTCCGCGACGATTCTGAAAATACGGCTGTCATAATTTCCATGCGAGGGGATGCGCCATGAATAAAATTCATAAATGGTTTTGCTTTTTCAGCGCGGTTTTCTGCGCTTTCTCCGCTGCGCACGCGCAATCCGGCGCCGCCGGTTCCGCTTCTGCGACGTATCAACTAAAGGCCTCGCCCAAAACCGTGACTTGGGGCTACTACGCCGCCGATGTTCCTCCCGTACTGCGCGTTCATTCCGGCGACACCGTCGAAATTCAAACGCTCATCACTTCCAGCCCCAAGCGTCTCGAAGGCGCCGGCGTTCCTTCCGATCAAGTCGAGCAATCTTTGCGCGATGTTTTCGATCAAGTGAAAGATCGCGGCCCGGGCGGCCACATTCTTACGGGTCCTGTTTACGTCGAGGGCGCCGAGCCCGGCGATGTGCTCGAAGTCCGCATCCAGGCGATTCGTCTCGCCATTCCGTACGCCTACAACGCCTTCGGCCCCGGCCGCGGATTTCTTCCCGACGATTTTCCCTACGGCAAAATGAAGATCATCCCGCTCGACGCGCAGCGCATGCTCGCGCATTTCGCCGACGGAATCGAAATTCCGCTTCATCCGTTTTTCGGCAGCCTCGGCGACGCGCCTCCGCCATCCGCCGGCCACATCAGCAGCGCTCCGCCGTGGATGCACGCCGGAAATCTGGATAATAAATGGCTCGTTGCCGGCACCACGCTTTACATTCCAATCAACGCTCCCGGCGCGCTTTTCTGGGCGGGCGATGGTCACGCAGGCCAAGGCGACGGCGAAATTGACATCACCGCCATGGAAACTTCGCTGATCGGCACGTTTCAGTTGATTGACCGCAAGGACATGCACCTGCTCTGGCCGCGCGCGGAAACTCCCGATTACTACATCACCATGGGAATTGAAGAAGACCTGAACAAAGCCACGGAAATGGCCGCGCGCGAGATGATCGATTTCCTCGTGCACGAAAAACATCTTTCGCGCGACGACGCCTACATGCTATCGAGCGTCGCCGGCGATTTGCACATCAGCGAACTCGTCGACGGCAACAAAGTCGTCAGCATGATGCTGCCGAAGGCGATTTTCGTTTCGCCGAATTCGAAATAATGACTCGAAATGATCGTTGGAAATGAGCGAGGGATTTTCGCGTGCGGCGTTCAGATGCGCGAGAGCGCGTCTTGCTCGGTCTCCACAATTTCGATAATGGAATCGAGCTTCGCGGTTTTCAGCAGTTGCTGCACGTGCCGCGGCGGCGCGAAAAACACGCACTTCCCTCCCGCGCGCTTGACGTGCAGATATTGCCGCACCAGCGACCCGATCCCCCAGCTGTCCATTTGCAAGACTCCTGTGAGATTGATTGCCAGCCGGTTGCGCCCGCTTTCCGTCAGGCTGCGCACCTGCTGCCGGAAATTTTCCTCGGTTTCGCCGGCCATCATCGCGCCTTTCAAGCTGATAATTGTCTTCGCGCCGATTTGTCGAACTGTGCTGACCAAGTGCACCTCGCCGCGCAATACTTTCTCGGATGCCGTTCGCACACGCAAGCGAAAATTTCCGTCCG
Encoded here:
- a CDS encoding GGDEF domain-containing protein; its protein translation is MPEFDSAVVEPFSDLQLREMEVAQKDLKRLERRDWWMWWAAVMVMLLLTFLVVMVALPSILRETSQTFQLNLNVAVHALVGLVLLFNLYTIYQQWLIKRLRRQTAHHLEMLSSLKIRAEEFHRLATHDPLTGLSNRRLGLERLEAEVARSQRYGHPLSVLMLDLNSFKAINDKYGHAAGDNVLRTFSDRLSKLIRASDLAVRMGGDEFLVILPECELQSVSSLVRRLGTLKMDLQGSEMEVASAAGWAAYEKDETAQCLMERADKALYENKRGGLLAKTH
- a CDS encoding citrate synthase, which codes for MSPTKPASATANDEANAARRETLSITDNRTGKQYEIPIQHDTIRALDLRQIKVHGDDFGMMSYDPAYTNTASCISRVTFIDGDKGILRYRGYPIEELAEKSTYLETAYLILYGELPTRAQLDDWTYHITHHTFIHESIKKFLDGFHYDAHPMGMVISAVAALSTFYPDAKDILDESSRQKQTWRLIGKMPTMAAFAYRHSLGMPYVYPDNELSYPGNFLNMLFRTTELKYRPNPTLERALDVLFILHADHEQNCSTSAMRGVGSSQVDPYSAIAAATAALYGPLHGGANEAVLRMLLEIGSVNRVAEYVKHVKAGEKKLMGFGHRVYKNYDPRAKIVKRIAYEVFDVMGRNPLIDIALECERIALEDDYFVKRKLYPNVDFYTGLIYQSMGFPMTMFPVLFAIPRTSGWIAQWQEMLLDPEQKIARPRQIYLGYDSRSYIPMDHRS
- a CDS encoding SRPBCC family protein — its product is MAETFLRRSRIAAPAEKVFEWHGKPGALERLTPPWEHAEVIEPAPDIRDGSRGALRVRVGPFSVRWEFEHRGYQEGREFQDVQTAGPFRRWEHTHRFIADGPDACWLEDSIVYELPFGALGAAFGGRFVRRKLEKLFAYRHEETARALEEEKKW
- a CDS encoding diguanylate cyclase — encoded protein: MKVLVAEDETISRRLLEKCLRAWGYETLAATNGTEAWELLRSTDSPRLAILDWVMPEMEGVDICRRVRSQSEKPYTYLILLTSRSEKQNLLEGMKAGADDYLGKPFDADELLARLQVGERILKMQDELIAARDLQHHQATHDTLTGVATRRAAMDFLTRELARAARENKPVGVVIADLDHFKQINDTYGHMAGDMVLQEAAKRMSESTRAYDCVGRFGGEEFLIIFPTSNEELALRQAERIRKAIEATPVETREGRIRITASLGVATSGGTGSGEMAELLRAADRALYCAKSKGRNRVERASEAAEQQPEASPRTL
- a CDS encoding acetamidase/formamidase family protein, translating into MNKIHKWFCFFSAVFCAFSAAHAQSGAAGSASATYQLKASPKTVTWGYYAADVPPVLRVHSGDTVEIQTLITSSPKRLEGAGVPSDQVEQSLRDVFDQVKDRGPGGHILTGPVYVEGAEPGDVLEVRIQAIRLAIPYAYNAFGPGRGFLPDDFPYGKMKIIPLDAQRMLAHFADGIEIPLHPFFGSLGDAPPPSAGHISSAPPWMHAGNLDNKWLVAGTTLYIPINAPGALFWAGDGHAGQGDGEIDITAMETSLIGTFQLIDRKDMHLLWPRAETPDYYITMGIEEDLNKATEMAAREMIDFLVHEKHLSRDDAYMLSSVAGDLHISELVDGNKVVSMMLPKAIFVSPNSK
- a CDS encoding STAS domain-containing protein — encoded protein: MNRGQKTWSAKHTAQGKLFFRAADGNFRLRVRTASEKVLRGEVHLVSTVRQIGAKTIISLKGAMMAGETEENFRQQVRSLTESGRNRLAINLTGVLQMDSWGIGSLVRQYLHVKRAGGKCVFFAPPRHVQQLLKTAKLDSIIEIVETEQDALSRI